Sequence from the Thermomonas sp. HDW16 genome:
TGATCGACGCCGATGGCAAGCCGGTCGCGAAGTAAGCGAACCGTTCAGCCATGACCCCACGATGCCGGCGACACTGCCGGCATCGTGCTTTTGGGAGACACACAATGCGTTCGATCCTGCTGGTGGCCGCGTTGGCCGCGACGAGTGGCTGCACCTTCGTGCACATGGCGCCGGGTGCGACCAAGGTAAAGGTGCTGGCATCGGCCCCCACCAGCTGCGAGAAACGTGGGGAGGTCGAGGTCTCGGTGAAGGACCGGCTGGGTCCGTACGAACGCAGCGAAGCGCAGGTGCGCGACGAGCTGGAAACCCTGGCCCGCAACGAGGCCCCGGGCGTTGGCGCGGACAGCATCAGCCCATTGTTGCCGCCGCGCGACGGCGAGCAGCGCTGGGCGATGTGGCGTTGCGCGCGCTGACCCGGCCCCTTTCGTTCAGGATCTCCGTCAATAC
This genomic interval carries:
- a CDS encoding DUF4156 domain-containing protein, whose amino-acid sequence is MRSILLVAALAATSGCTFVHMAPGATKVKVLASAPTSCEKRGEVEVSVKDRLGPYERSEAQVRDELETLARNEAPGVGADSISPLLPPRDGEQRWAMWRCAR